The DNA sequence TATCTCAATTAATAAAAGATATGAATGCTGGTAGTGTTCATACTTTAATCATGAGTGGTATTAATCCTGTTTATACATTAGCTGATTCAGTTGCTTTTGTATCTGGATTGAAAAAAGTAAAAACTTCAGTTGCTTTCTCTTTAAAAGAAGATGAAACTGCTTCAGTTGCTACAATTGCTGCTCCGGCTCCTCACTATTTAGAATCTTGGGGTGATGTTGTGATTACCAAAGGAACTTATAGTTTAACTCAACCAACTATTCGTCCTATATTCAATACAAAACAATTTCAAGACGTTTTATTATCATTAAATGGAGTTTCTGGAACTTTCTATGATTATCTTAAAGCTAATTCAGCTGGGATTATTGCAGGTTCTTCTTGGAATAAAGTTTTACATGATGGTGTTTTTGTAATTGGTTCTACTGCTTTATCTGGTGGTTCTGTTGATTATGCTGCTGCTGCAAATGCGGTTTCTAAGTCAAAAGCTGCCGGAGGATTTGAGTTAGTCTTGTATACTAAAACAGGTTTAGGTGACGGACAACAAGCAAACAACCCTTGGCTGCAAGAGTTTCCGGATCCAATCACAAGAGTTTCTTGGGATAACTATGTTACAGTTGCTAATGCTGATGCTAAAAAACTTGGTTTGACAAATGAAATTGTTGCAAACGGAGGTTTAAACGGAAGCTATGCTACAATTACTACTGCTGATGGTTTAAAATTAGAGAATGTTCCGGTAATTGTTCAACCAGGACAAGCTGTTGGAACACTTGGTTTAGCAGTTGGTTATGGTCGTAAAGCGGCTTTAAAAGAAGAAATGGTTGTAGGTTTAAATGCTTACGCTTTATATAAAAATTTCAATAGTGTTCAATCTGTTTCTATTGCGAAAGCAAATGGAGTACATGAGTTTGCTTGTGTTCAAGGACAGAAAACATTAATGGGTAGAGGAGATATTATTAAAGAAACTACTCTTGAAATCTTTAATACTAAAGATGCTGAATTTTGGAACGAACAACCAATGGTATCTTTGGATCACGAAGAAGTAAAAGCTACTACTGTCGATTTATGGGAATCATTTGATCGTACAACAGGACACCACTTTAATCTTTCTATCGACTTAAACGCTTGTACTGGATGTGGAGCATGTGTTATTGCTTGTCACGCTGAGAACAACGTTCCTGTTGTAGGTAAAGCAGAGGTAAGAAGAAGTCGTGATATGCACTGGTTGCGTATCGACAGATATTATTCTTCTGAAAGTACTTTTGAAGGTGATAACGAAAGAAAAGAGAATATTGCAGGTTTATCTAGTTCATTATCTACATTTAATGAAATGGAAAAACCTGGAGATAATCCTCAAGTTTCATTCCAGCCAGTTATGTGTCAACACTGTAATCACGCACCATGTGAAACAGTTTGTCCAGTTGCTGCAACATCTCATGGTCGTGAAGGTCAAAACCACATGGCATACAACAGATGTGTTGGTACTCGTTATTGTGCAAACAACTGTCCGTATAAAGTGCGTCGTTTTAACTGGTTCTTGTATAACAAAAACAGTGAATTCGATTATCACATGAATGACGATTTAGGACGTATGGTATTAAATCCAGATGTAAACGTTCGTTCTCGTGGTGTTATGGAAAAATGTTCAATGTGTATTCAAATGACACAAGCTACTAAATTAAAAGCTAAAAACGAAGGTCGTCCAGTTGCTGATGGCGAATTCCAAACAGCTTGTTCTAAC is a window from the uncultured Flavobacterium sp. genome containing:
- a CDS encoding TAT-variant-translocated molybdopterin oxidoreductase, giving the protein MSSNKKYWKSVEELENSSIVEALRNNEFVEEIPTEEFLGNADALAQSGTSRRDFLKYVGFSTAAVTLAACEGPVHKSIPYVLQPEQIIPGVADYYATTVFDGFDFANLLVKTREGRPIKIDNNTISGAKFSANARIHASILSLYDSMRLKEPKLEGKNSSWSAVDLKIKSSLADAKTKGGQVVLLTNTLASPSTEKLIGEFIAKNPNAKHVVYDAVSSSEALDAFETVYGERALVDYDFSKASLIVSVGADFLGDWQGGGYDAGYAQGRIPQNGKMSRHFQFESNMTLSGAAADKRVPMTPADQKQALVLVYNIIAGASVPVSLDAKFKTEVTKAAQQLKAAGSKGVLVSGIEDKNAQLLVLAINQVLASEAFSTAGTRQIRKGSNAIVSQLIKDMNAGSVHTLIMSGINPVYTLADSVAFVSGLKKVKTSVAFSLKEDETASVATIAAPAPHYLESWGDVVITKGTYSLTQPTIRPIFNTKQFQDVLLSLNGVSGTFYDYLKANSAGIIAGSSWNKVLHDGVFVIGSTALSGGSVDYAAAANAVSKSKAAGGFELVLYTKTGLGDGQQANNPWLQEFPDPITRVSWDNYVTVANADAKKLGLTNEIVANGGLNGSYATITTADGLKLENVPVIVQPGQAVGTLGLAVGYGRKAALKEEMVVGLNAYALYKNFNSVQSVSIAKANGVHEFACVQGQKTLMGRGDIIKETTLEIFNTKDAEFWNEQPMVSLDHEEVKATTVDLWESFDRTTGHHFNLSIDLNACTGCGACVIACHAENNVPVVGKAEVRRSRDMHWLRIDRYYSSESTFEGDNERKENIAGLSSSLSTFNEMEKPGDNPQVSFQPVMCQHCNHAPCETVCPVAATSHGREGQNHMAYNRCVGTRYCANNCPYKVRRFNWFLYNKNSEFDYHMNDDLGRMVLNPDVNVRSRGVMEKCSMCIQMTQATKLKAKNEGRPVADGEFQTACSNACSSGAMIFGDVNDKESKVAKLAADERSYHLLEHVGTKPNVVYHVKVRNT